In Aureibaculum algae, the following are encoded in one genomic region:
- a CDS encoding TolC family protein has protein sequence MTLKNHIFFLLFVLIANTISAQKTWTLDECVAYAVEHNLALNNIKYNSDSNKETYKQSIRNLLPNLIGSSDYNIRYGRSVNGFTNDIINTDFFSNNYSLSSSVDIFQGFQKLNSIKASKFLYKAAKEDVLQEKYLLAFRVMSAFYDIRFYEGLLLISEDQVKVSETNYNLVKRKVELGLKAGADLYEAESVLLTDQLAATQSKNSLETAQLKLIQEMNLEGQTSITINTALDEITATESNSPVTDLDTIYNTATSFIPFIKAEKLRTEAAKKEVAIARGNLYPSISLFAGYGTGYYETNVDDTDHIIPFNTQFKDNASRYVGISVTVPIFNRWSGRSNIKQQKIELQRAHNNLDIQKQELYKLIQQLVQDQKSFTVESEQSTKKMKAQELTFAIAQKKYEKGMINAIELYQAKNLYTTSQNENLQVKLQLKVTEKTLDFYKGLPVFDSIDKN, from the coding sequence ATGACCCTTAAAAATCATATATTTTTTTTACTTTTCGTTTTAATAGCCAACACTATTAGTGCACAAAAAACTTGGACATTAGATGAATGCGTAGCCTATGCCGTTGAGCACAACTTAGCATTGAATAATATTAAATACAACAGTGATTCTAACAAAGAAACTTATAAGCAGTCTATTCGTAATTTACTACCTAATTTAATTGGGTCATCAGATTACAACATACGTTATGGACGCTCGGTTAATGGTTTTACCAATGACATTATTAATACCGACTTTTTCTCTAATAATTATTCTTTAAGCTCTTCCGTAGATATATTTCAAGGGTTTCAAAAACTAAATTCCATAAAAGCTTCTAAATTTCTCTACAAGGCTGCAAAGGAAGATGTATTACAAGAAAAATATTTATTGGCTTTTAGGGTAATGTCTGCCTTTTATGACATTCGCTTTTATGAAGGATTATTACTTATTTCTGAAGATCAGGTAAAAGTCTCTGAAACCAATTACAATTTAGTAAAGCGTAAGGTAGAATTAGGTTTAAAGGCTGGAGCTGATTTATACGAAGCAGAATCTGTATTATTAACAGATCAATTGGCGGCAACACAAAGTAAAAATAGTTTAGAGACTGCCCAATTAAAACTGATTCAAGAAATGAATTTAGAAGGTCAAACATCTATCACTATCAATACAGCATTGGACGAAATAACAGCAACAGAAAGCAATTCTCCAGTTACAGACTTAGATACTATTTATAACACAGCAACTAGTTTTATTCCTTTCATTAAGGCTGAAAAATTAAGAACAGAGGCTGCTAAAAAAGAAGTTGCTATTGCACGAGGTAACTTATACCCTTCCATATCTTTATTTGCAGGATATGGAACCGGCTATTACGAAACTAATGTTGATGATACCGACCATATTATTCCATTCAATACCCAATTTAAAGATAATGCTTCGAGGTATGTTGGGATCTCTGTAACTGTTCCTATTTTTAACCGTTGGTCTGGTCGTTCAAATATAAAACAACAAAAAATTGAACTTCAACGTGCCCATAATAATTTAGATATACAAAAACAAGAATTGTATAAACTGATTCAACAACTAGTACAAGATCAAAAATCATTTACTGTAGAGTCTGAGCAAAGTACTAAAAAAATGAAAGCCCAAGAGTTGACATTTGCCATTGCACAAAAGAAATATGAAAAGGGAATGATAAATGCCATAGAATTGTATCAAGCAAAAAACTTATATACGACTTCTCAAAATGAAAATTTACAAGTAAAATTACAATTGAAAGTCACTGAAAAAACGCTTGATTTCTATAAAGGATTACCAGTATTTGATAGTATTGATAAAAATTAA
- a CDS encoding sigma-54-dependent transcriptional regulator, which yields MTDGKILIIDDNKSVLSALEILLQFEYKSIEILSNPNQISSLKNLTDFDIVLLDMNFSAGINSGNEGLYWLKEIKKKSPAVSVIMMTAYGAIDLAVKALKEGAADFVLKPWNNDKLLATVKSAFLLRKSQKEVHQLKEKESNLKQLINQDKNYIIGNSKALTSVLNLTRKVATTDINVLITGENGTGKELIARELHRMSPRKNEVFINVDMGSISETLFESELFGHAKGSFTDAKEDRIGKFEAANGGTLFLDEIGNLSLQTQAKLLSAIQNRIIVRVGSNKPISVDIRLVCATNCNLEQMVKDGIFREDLLYRINTIHVEVPPLRERDDDVLLLADFYLNKFAAKYGKQGLRLNAMVQDKFKDYGWPGNVRELRHAMERAVILCDGNVLKPTDFSWSNKTLPSNETTTATLEEMEKVMITNALNKHDGNYSAAANQLGVSRQTLYNKIKKMDN from the coding sequence ATGACTGATGGAAAAATTTTAATAATAGATGATAATAAAAGCGTGCTAAGTGCTTTAGAAATATTGTTGCAATTTGAATATAAAAGTATTGAAATACTTTCAAACCCGAATCAGATTTCATCGCTTAAGAATCTGACGGACTTTGATATTGTTTTATTAGATATGAATTTTTCTGCCGGTATTAATTCTGGTAATGAAGGTTTGTACTGGCTAAAAGAAATTAAAAAGAAATCACCTGCGGTTTCAGTAATTATGATGACAGCCTATGGAGCGATAGATTTAGCCGTAAAAGCTTTGAAAGAAGGTGCGGCTGATTTTGTGTTAAAACCATGGAATAATGATAAATTATTAGCCACTGTAAAATCGGCTTTTCTATTACGTAAATCGCAAAAAGAAGTCCATCAATTAAAAGAAAAAGAGAGCAATTTAAAACAACTTATCAATCAAGATAAAAATTATATTATTGGTAATTCAAAGGCCCTTACGTCTGTCTTAAATCTTACTCGAAAAGTAGCTACAACAGATATTAATGTATTGATAACTGGTGAGAACGGTACAGGAAAAGAGTTAATAGCTAGAGAATTACACCGAATGTCGCCTCGAAAAAATGAAGTTTTTATTAATGTAGACATGGGGTCAATATCTGAAACTTTATTTGAAAGTGAATTATTTGGGCATGCCAAGGGGTCATTTACTGATGCTAAAGAGGATAGGATAGGTAAATTTGAAGCTGCAAATGGTGGAACATTATTTTTAGATGAGATAGGAAATCTATCGCTACAAACACAGGCTAAATTATTATCGGCCATTCAAAATAGAATAATTGTACGTGTAGGATCTAATAAACCAATCTCAGTTGATATTCGCTTAGTTTGTGCTACCAATTGCAATTTGGAACAAATGGTAAAAGATGGCATATTTCGTGAAGATTTGTTGTACAGAATTAATACAATCCATGTGGAAGTACCTCCATTGCGAGAACGCGATGATGATGTGTTGTTATTGGCTGATTTTTATTTAAATAAATTTGCGGCTAAATATGGAAAGCAAGGATTGAGATTAAATGCCATGGTCCAAGATAAATTTAAAGACTATGGTTGGCCTGGTAATGTTCGCGAATTACGACATGCCATGGAAAGAGCTGTTATTTTATGTGATGGTAATGTTTTAAAGCCAACAGATTTTTCTTGGTCTAATAAAACGTTACCATCTAACGAAACGACTACAGCTACTCTAGAAGAAATGGAAAAAGTGATGATTACGAATGCTTTGAATAAGCATGATGGTAATTATAGTGCCGCCGCAAATCAATTGGGGGTTTCTAGGCAAACCTTGTACAACAAGATTAAGAAAATGGACAACTAA
- a CDS encoding ABC transporter ATP-binding protein, with protein MIKIQNLKKSFRTEEVETLALNDVNLNVASGEFVAIMGPSGCGKSTLLNIIGMLDNPTEGSYQFGDHEVGGLKERQRTELRKGNLGFVFQSFNLIDELTVYENVELPLIYLKMNKSERKQKVMAVLERMKIAHREKHFPQQLSGGQQQRVAISRAVVTNPKLILADEPTGNLDSKNGIEVMNLLTELNQEGTTIVMVTHSDRDSHYAHRIVNLFDGQIVTESQNRAMEARV; from the coding sequence ATGATAAAAATCCAAAATTTAAAAAAGAGTTTCAGAACCGAAGAAGTTGAAACATTAGCATTAAATGATGTCAATTTGAACGTAGCTTCTGGAGAATTTGTGGCCATTATGGGACCATCTGGTTGTGGTAAATCTACCTTATTAAACATCATTGGTATGCTCGACAACCCTACAGAAGGTAGCTATCAATTCGGCGACCATGAAGTTGGAGGCTTAAAAGAGCGTCAAAGAACTGAATTACGTAAAGGTAATTTAGGATTCGTTTTTCAAAGTTTCAACCTAATTGATGAACTTACGGTTTATGAAAATGTAGAGTTGCCTTTAATTTATTTAAAAATGAATAAAAGTGAACGCAAGCAAAAAGTAATGGCTGTGCTAGAACGCATGAAAATTGCTCATCGTGAAAAGCATTTCCCTCAACAATTGTCGGGTGGACAGCAACAACGTGTGGCCATTTCAAGAGCCGTAGTTACCAACCCTAAATTGATTCTTGCCGATGAACCTACAGGTAATTTAGATTCTAAAAACGGGATTGAAGTAATGAATTTACTAACGGAATTAAACCAAGAAGGAACTACAATTGTAATGGTAACTCACTCTGACAGAGATTCTCATTATGCACACCGAATTGTAAATCTTTTTGACGGTCAAATTGTAACAGAAAGTCAGAATAGAGCTATGGAAGCAAGAGTGTAA
- a CDS encoding phosphopantetheine-binding protein: protein MEGLKLELKEKIIEQLNLEDVSIEEIGDDDPLFGDGLGLDSIDALELIVMLDKDYGIKLTDPKEGKKIFESVAIMATYITANRTK, encoded by the coding sequence ATGGAAGGATTAAAATTAGAATTAAAAGAAAAAATTATAGAGCAATTGAATTTAGAGGATGTTTCAATCGAAGAAATAGGAGATGATGATCCTCTTTTTGGAGACGGATTGGGATTAGATTCTATTGATGCTTTAGAGTTAATTGTAATGTTAGATAAAGATTACGGTATTAAATTAACTGATCCTAAAGAGGGAAAGAAAATTTTTGAATCGGTTGCTATTATGGCAACTTATATTACTGCAAATAGAACAAAATAA
- a CDS encoding sensor histidine kinase: MASRNFYIHIILRVTFITLTALGLAFLFTKGFYVVCFFMLGFLYFQAWQLVYYINNINRKLAYFFDAIKNEDFTLHFPEKDLIESFQSLNQSLNRVNALIQDVHLKKQEQEQYYQEILKHSNIGILTFNEKGHIIFSNPTVEKLLNYKPLNHIKQLAQVDKGLYALFEDLKPFDQKLYQLTNEREKTQLAIKSTSININKQELLLVVIQDINKELDEKETDSWVKLIRVLTHEIMNTITPITSISESILRYFKKDDEMVNADTFEVKHIENTIKGLEVIKEQGNDLMSFVQSYRTLLSVPEPDKEIVEAKKLLSKVLVLMQQDGVNNKVEIKLDITPENLELFVDSKQITQVMINLAKNALQSLKNKENGIIKMSAGINNANKKYITVTDNGSGIAPELIEEIFVPFFTTKNSGTGIGLSLSKQIMQLHGGSLMVHSVPDKNTTFVLTF; encoded by the coding sequence ATGGCGAGTAGAAACTTTTATATACACATTATTTTAAGGGTAACTTTTATAACCCTTACCGCTTTAGGTCTCGCTTTCTTATTTACAAAAGGGTTTTATGTAGTTTGTTTTTTTATGCTTGGATTCTTATACTTTCAAGCATGGCAATTGGTCTATTATATTAATAATATCAATAGGAAACTGGCCTACTTTTTTGATGCCATTAAAAATGAAGATTTTACATTACATTTTCCAGAAAAAGATCTTATTGAGTCTTTTCAGAGCTTAAATCAGAGTTTGAATAGAGTTAATGCTTTGATACAAGACGTGCATCTGAAAAAGCAAGAGCAAGAACAATATTATCAAGAAATTTTAAAGCATTCGAATATTGGAATCTTAACTTTTAATGAGAAAGGACATATTATTTTTTCTAATCCTACCGTTGAAAAATTATTAAATTATAAACCTCTGAATCATATAAAACAATTGGCTCAAGTAGATAAAGGATTGTACGCTTTATTTGAAGATTTAAAACCGTTTGATCAAAAATTATATCAGCTCACAAACGAAAGAGAGAAAACCCAATTGGCCATAAAATCGACTTCAATAAATATTAACAAACAGGAGCTTTTGTTAGTTGTAATTCAAGATATTAATAAGGAGTTGGACGAGAAGGAAACTGATTCTTGGGTGAAATTGATACGAGTGCTAACTCATGAAATAATGAATACCATTACGCCCATTACCTCAATTTCAGAGTCAATTTTAAGATATTTTAAAAAAGACGATGAAATGGTTAATGCAGATACGTTTGAGGTAAAGCATATTGAAAACACAATAAAAGGACTGGAAGTTATCAAAGAACAAGGTAACGATTTAATGAGTTTTGTTCAATCGTACAGAACTTTATTGAGCGTTCCAGAACCTGATAAGGAAATTGTTGAGGCGAAAAAATTACTTAGTAAGGTATTGGTTTTAATGCAGCAAGATGGTGTCAATAATAAGGTAGAAATAAAATTAGACATTACTCCAGAAAATTTAGAACTGTTTGTTGACAGTAAGCAAATTACACAAGTAATGATAAATTTAGCTAAAAATGCCTTACAATCATTAAAGAATAAGGAAAACGGCATTATTAAAATGTCAGCAGGAATTAACAACGCAAACAAAAAATACATTACCGTTACTGACAACGGATCTGGTATAGCTCCAGAACTTATAGAAGAAATCTTTGTTCCATTTTTTACAACTAAAAATTCAGGAACGGGAATCGGTTTAAGCCTTTCTAAACAAATTATGCAGCTGCATGGTGGTAGCCTTATGGTGCATTCTGTTCCAGATAAGAATACCACCTTTGTCTTGACTTTTTAA
- a CDS encoding beta-ketoacyl-[acyl-carrier-protein] synthase family protein has translation MSQTYLSYNNIISSLGFTTAQNIENISLGNSGIEKIDDKKVLQTPFYSSLIKRDQLDAAFQKLGSSSDFTRLEKMMFLSLNDVLEQSNLEITAKTGLIISTTKGNVDVLDSHSKFPKERAYLAELGKQIQQFFGFKNEAIVVSNACVSGILAVSVAKRMIASDVYDNVLIASGDIVSEFILSGFQSFQAISDAPCRPFSKNRTGINIGEAAASVLVTSKKENLSPDAVEILGDGSCNDANHISGPSRTGEGLYRSIQSALKEAMIETSTIDYISAHGTATNYNDEMEAIAINRMELSDVPVNSLKGYYGHTLGASGLLEAIVGMQSVFNNTLYASYGFDELGVSQSINVIKENTKKPLQTFLKTASGFGGCNTAVIFKKVH, from the coding sequence GTGTCTCAAACCTATCTTTCATACAATAATATCATCTCAAGTCTTGGTTTTACTACGGCTCAGAATATTGAGAATATCTCATTAGGGAATTCTGGTATTGAAAAAATAGACGACAAAAAGGTGTTACAAACGCCCTTTTATTCCTCTTTGATAAAAAGGGATCAATTAGATGCTGCTTTTCAAAAATTAGGGAGTAGTAGTGATTTTACGCGTTTAGAAAAAATGATGTTCTTATCATTGAATGATGTTTTAGAACAGTCTAACTTAGAAATTACAGCTAAAACGGGACTTATTATTTCAACTACGAAAGGAAATGTAGATGTCTTAGATTCCCATTCGAAATTCCCAAAAGAACGAGCATATTTGGCTGAATTAGGGAAGCAAATTCAACAATTTTTCGGATTTAAAAACGAAGCAATAGTAGTCTCTAACGCTTGTGTATCTGGAATTTTAGCGGTTTCAGTGGCAAAACGAATGATAGCGTCTGATGTGTATGATAATGTACTTATTGCTAGTGGAGATATTGTTTCTGAATTTATTTTATCAGGATTTCAATCGTTTCAAGCAATAAGCGATGCTCCTTGTAGGCCTTTTTCTAAAAATAGAACAGGAATTAATATTGGAGAAGCTGCTGCTTCGGTTTTGGTAACCTCCAAAAAGGAAAACCTATCACCAGACGCAGTAGAAATATTAGGCGATGGCTCTTGTAATGATGCCAATCATATTTCTGGACCATCAAGAACTGGAGAAGGATTATACAGAAGCATACAATCTGCTCTGAAAGAAGCAATGATAGAAACGAGTACCATAGATTATATTTCGGCACACGGTACGGCTACCAATTATAATGATGAAATGGAGGCCATTGCTATTAATAGAATGGAATTAAGTGATGTGCCCGTGAATAGTTTAAAAGGATATTATGGCCACACGCTGGGAGCATCTGGTTTGCTAGAAGCCATAGTCGGAATGCAATCGGTATTTAATAATACCTTATATGCTTCTTATGGTTTTGATGAACTTGGCGTTTCTCAATCTATTAATGTAATAAAAGAAAATACAAAAAAGCCATTGCAAACTTTTTTGAAAACAGCATCTGGTTTTGGCGGATGTAATACAGCCGTAATTTTTAAAAAAGTGCATTAA
- a CDS encoding efflux RND transporter periplasmic adaptor subunit, which yields MDIKLEKKKGLRPKHYGYIALGLLIAFAAWKLIFSSSMSTFRTEKDKLSIAEVMQGKFDDYITINGTVAPISTIYMDAYEGGRVSEKLIEEGTMVKKGDIILKLENMNLYEQILASESNMALKENNLRSTKLEFDSRQVSGKKSLATTDYDLTKTKRNFEQNEALYKDELISKEEYLQTKENYELAIKQQKIVKLQTEQDDKMRITSLSGLDTDLKRMRKTLSMVYERLDHLNVRAPADGQLGFLDAEIGQSIGQGERIGQINVLTDFKIEATIDEHYIDRVKRDLSASLERNGKEFPLRLRKVYPEVRNGKFKVDLVFTKEKPETIRAGQTYNIKLQLGASSDAMLLPKGSFFQSTGGQWIFVVNENNEAIKRTIRIGKQNSKYYEVLEGLEPGEKVITSNYDSFGEAERIVLK from the coding sequence ATGGATATAAAACTTGAAAAGAAAAAAGGATTAAGACCAAAGCATTACGGATATATCGCTTTAGGATTACTCATAGCATTTGCAGCATGGAAACTGATTTTTAGTAGCTCAATGTCTACTTTTAGAACAGAGAAAGATAAATTATCTATTGCGGAAGTTATGCAAGGTAAATTTGACGACTATATTACTATTAATGGTACGGTAGCTCCAATTTCTACGATTTATATGGATGCTTATGAAGGTGGCCGTGTGAGTGAAAAATTGATTGAAGAAGGTACCATGGTTAAAAAAGGAGACATTATTCTGAAGCTAGAAAACATGAACTTATATGAGCAAATTTTAGCAAGTGAAAGTAATATGGCTTTAAAGGAAAATAATTTACGATCTACAAAATTGGAATTTGATTCACGTCAAGTAAGTGGTAAAAAATCGTTAGCTACAACAGATTATGACCTCACCAAAACAAAACGAAATTTTGAACAAAACGAAGCCTTGTACAAAGATGAACTAATATCAAAAGAAGAGTATTTACAAACTAAAGAGAACTATGAACTTGCGATAAAACAACAAAAAATTGTAAAACTACAAACGGAGCAAGATGATAAAATGCGGATCACTTCATTATCTGGTTTGGATACCGATTTAAAACGTATGCGTAAAACCTTATCTATGGTATATGAACGTCTAGATCATTTGAATGTTCGTGCTCCTGCTGATGGACAACTCGGATTTTTAGATGCTGAAATTGGACAAAGTATTGGACAAGGAGAACGTATTGGACAAATAAATGTATTGACTGATTTTAAAATTGAAGCTACTATTGACGAACACTATATTGATCGTGTTAAACGTGACTTATCAGCTAGTTTAGAACGAAATGGCAAAGAATTCCCATTACGTCTTAGAAAAGTATATCCTGAAGTTAGAAATGGAAAATTTAAGGTAGATCTTGTATTTACCAAAGAGAAACCAGAAACGATACGTGCAGGTCAAACTTATAATATCAAATTACAATTAGGAGCCTCAAGTGACGCAATGCTCTTACCAAAAGGCAGCTTTTTTCAAAGCACAGGTGGGCAATGGATCTTTGTTGTAAATGAGAATAACGAAGCCATTAAACGTACCATTCGCATAGGAAAACAGAACTCAAAATATTACGAAGTGTTAGAAGGATTAGAACCTGGTGAAAAAGTAATCACTTCTAATTATGATAGTTTTGGAGAAGCAGAGCGAATTGTTCTTAAATAG
- a CDS encoding 3-oxoacyl-ACP synthase encodes MDNLSKLAFLGAEYVLNATKIDADDNVAIVLTNRASSLDTDRKHQGSIQDKESYYPSPAVFVYTLPNITIGEISIKHQLKSENAFFIFDAFNADFLHAYASSLLEKEKAESVLCGWVDYDGEAYDCFMYMISKKGQRKHTTNELKNLYKNKD; translated from the coding sequence ATGGATAACTTAAGTAAATTAGCCTTTTTGGGAGCTGAATATGTGTTAAATGCAACTAAAATTGACGCTGATGATAATGTCGCTATTGTGTTGACAAACAGGGCTTCAAGCTTAGATACAGATAGGAAACATCAAGGGAGTATTCAAGACAAGGAAAGTTATTATCCGAGTCCCGCTGTATTTGTATATACGCTCCCTAATATTACTATTGGCGAAATAAGTATTAAACATCAGTTAAAAAGTGAGAATGCTTTTTTTATCTTTGACGCTTTTAATGCTGATTTTTTGCATGCATATGCAAGTAGCTTATTAGAAAAAGAAAAAGCCGAAAGTGTACTTTGCGGATGGGTAGATTATGATGGAGAAGCTTATGATTGCTTTATGTATATGATATCTAAAAAAGGACAGAGGAAGCATACAACTAACGAATTAAAAAACCTTTATAAAAATAAAGATTAG